In Polyodon spathula isolate WHYD16114869_AA chromosome 11, ASM1765450v1, whole genome shotgun sequence, one genomic interval encodes:
- the LOC121323068 gene encoding presenilins-associated rhomboid-like protein, mitochondrial, whose product MAWRSSVWICSGLGVRSNVNFLTSKLRGHRFTFYTEQRCGFKKAPKKNEPRKVEPEEVGRREMESAGQSRGPSPLAEPVHKAPPRSFGRLLKPLVFTIAFTGCSFGTAAVWQYESLKSRVQSYFDEERAGWLEKLRPQKEVDFRKQVNRWWNSLSDGQRTVTGIIAANVLVFCLWRVPSMQRTMMRYFTSNPAAKDLCFPMIFSTFSHYSLFHMAANMYVLWSFSSSAVSLLGREQFMAVYLSAGVISTFVSYICKTASGRLGPSLGASGAIMTILAAVCMKMPEAKLAVIFLPMFTFTAGSALKAIVALDAAGLVLGWRLFDHAAHLGGALFGIWYITHGHELIWKNREPLVKIWHDMRTKGPRTGGGGAP is encoded by the exons ATTCACCTTCTACACAGAGCAGAGGTGTGGTTTCAAGAAAGCTCCCAAGAAGAATGAGCCACGGAAGGTAGAGCCAGAAGAAGTGGggaggagagagatggagagtgCGGGTCAGAGCAGGGGCCCCTCTCCCCTGGCAGAGCCAGTCCACAAGGCACCCCCCCGCTCCTTCGGCAGGCTCCTCAAACCCCTGGTCTTCACTATTGCG TTTACAGGGTGCTCGTTCGGCACCGCAGCGGTCTGGCAGTATGAGTCTCTCAAGTCTCGGGTCCAGAGCTACTTCGACGAGGAGAGAGCGGGCTGGCTGGAGAAACTGCGCCCCCAGAAAGAAGTGGACTTTAGGAAGCAG GTAAACCGGTGGTGGAATAGCCTGAGTGACGGGCAGCGGACTGTCACAG ggaTCATTGCTGCCAATGTGCTGGTGTTCTGTCTATGGAGGGTGCCTTCAATGCAGCGAACCATGATGAGATACTTCACCTCCAACCCTGCTGCCA AGGATCTGTGCTTCCCCATGATCTTCTCCACCTTCAGTCACTACTCCCTGTTCCACATGGCAGCCAACATGTACGTCCTGTGGAGCTTCTCGTCTAGCGCTGTGTCTCTGCTGGGCCGGGAGCAGTTCATGGCTGTCTACCTGTCTGCAG GTGTGATTTCTACATTCGTCAGCTACATCTGTAAGACAGCCTCAGGAAGACTGGGCCCCTCGCTCGGAGCA TCGGGTGCTATCATGACCATTCTGGCTGCAGTTTGCATGAAGATGCCGGAGGCCAAACTAGCCGTGATCTTCCTTCCCATGTTTACCTTCACTGCTGGCAGT GCCCTGAAAGCCATCGTTGCTTTGGATGCAGCCGGGCTGGTTCTGGGATGGCGGTTGTTTGACCATGCGGCACATCTTGGGGGAGCTCTGTTTGGAAT ATGGTACATCACGCACGGGCATGAGCTGATTTGGAAGAACAGAGAGCCCCTGGTCAAAATTTGGCACGACATGAGGACTAAAGGCCCCAGGACAGGGGGGGGCGGAGCTCCTTAA